ACCAACTCGTGGCTTATTACCAAGGCTCTGACGTTGTCGTGCTGCCGACTATCAATATATCGGAAGGCTTTGGCATGGTTCTAACGGAGGCGAATAGTTGCGGAACACCGGTGGTTGGGTCACGGGTTGGGGGAATCCAATATGTGATCAAGCACGAAGAAACCGGTTTGCTTGTACCTCCCAAGGATTCCGATGCACTCGCAGAGGCTATTATCAGATTACTCAGAAATGACGAGCTGGCTCGCAGACTAGGGGAAAATGGCGCACGGATGGTGAGAGACCAGTATGACTGGGAATCGATAGTCGACAAGACGGAAACTGTATTTGATAGCGCAGTGAGAGACAGAGGCCGAGGTTGCAGCAATTGAGGTTGTGCTGACGTCAGGGTTTTCGTCATAGCTTAAAGGCCGTAAGGCTCGAAAAGTTTAATTGAGAGTTGGCTGCTTGACTGGAGGAACTCATGAGATTCTGCTCGTCGAAGCATCTTGAAACGCATATACTTCCCAACTAGAGCGTACATAGGATATTGAATGGTTACTAAGAGTTATCACAATATTGGTATAGTCACTTTCCCGATGATAGAGTCAGGTGTGGTTCCCTTATCTCATCAGGTCGCTATCCTGTCTCTTCTTGTGGAGCATCTCTATATTATATCTGGAAACGCAGTGGCTTCCGTTAAAATAGACAACCAATCTAATATCGATATGTTTCTGATAGATCACAGGAGTGGACATAATACGTTCACTCGGATCGTGAGATATATTCATACTCAGACGAAACTTGCTTACAGAATGGCAAAGTTAACTAGGAAGGTTGATGCATGGATATTTTTTCTGGGGGAAGGCGGTTTATTGTTGCCCATGATGACAGCCAAACTCTTCCAAAAGAAAACTATCCTATTTTCAGCCGCGTCTTTCCACAGGGGGAGCAGATTTGTACATGACCCACTTTTGATACCAGCAGGATTGCTGGAGAAAACCAATCGTGCATTGGCCGACCATATTATCGTATACTCCCCCAATCTCATTAAAGAGTGGGATTTAGCAAGTCAAAAACACAAGATTTCCATAGGTCATGAGCATTTCCTAGACTTTGGTGAACTCAGAATCCACAAGCAGCTAGGAGAAAGGCCTAATTTGATTGGATATATCGGGCGTCTGAGTGAAGAAAAAGGTGTGTTGAATTACGTTAAGGCGATTCCGCTGGTGCTGGCACTAAGAGATGATGTCCAATTTCTGATAGGTGGAAGCGGACAAAGTCGACATGAAATCGAAACCCTTTTGACAAAAGAGAATATGAGCAATCAAGTTAGCCTTCCTGGTTGGATTCCCCACGCTGAGCTTCCAAACTACTTGAACGACTTAAAGTTGCTTGTTTTGCCATCCTACACTGAAGGGCTTCCAAATATCATACTGGAAGCAATGGCCTGTGGTACCCCTGTTCTTGCAACTCCAGTCGGAGCCATTCCAGATTTAATTGAGGATGGCAAAACAGGATTCATCATGGGAAATAACACTTCTGAATGTATAGCTGAGAATATTATGCGTGCCCTGAATCATCCCAATCTGGAGACTGTTGCCCGGAATGCCCGCATTTTCGTAGAGAATGAATTTACCTTTGAGAAAGCTGTGCAGCAATTTGATGAGATGCTAATTCAATGGTTCAATCAAGATACCTAATAATATATACTATTGCTATGGAGGTGATCCATGGCAGGGACGGCATGATTCGCTGAAGAAGAACTCATACGAGCCCGCAAAATTCGTGATGAAGCAACTACTGTGGTTGAGTTTCGTGAAGCCATGTCAGTCATTCTAATGGCCCAACTTTGCCTTGATGCAGACAAATCGGCTGAAGTCTTGGGCACGAGCCGTTGCACCGTTTTTCTCGATTTCAGCGCGACACGCCATCAATCAGGTATTCCCAAAAAATTGCCCGGGGATAGGG
This genomic window from Dehalococcoidia bacterium contains:
- a CDS encoding glycosyltransferase → MAKLTRKVDAWIFFLGEGGLLLPMMTAKLFQKKTILFSAASFHRGSRFVHDPLLIPAGLLEKTNRALADHIIVYSPNLIKEWDLASQKHKISIGHEHFLDFGELRIHKQLGERPNLIGYIGRLSEEKGVLNYVKAIPLVLALRDDVQFLIGGSGQSRHEIETLLTKENMSNQVSLPGWIPHAELPNYLNDLKLLVLPSYTEGLPNIILEAMACGTPVLATPVGAIPDLIEDGKTGFIMGNNTSECIAENIMRALNHPNLETVARNARIFVENEFTFEKAVQQFDEMLIQWFNQDT